In Paenarthrobacter sp. GOM3, a single window of DNA contains:
- the asd gene encoding aspartate-semialdehyde dehydrogenase — protein sequence MTTAANPSVGLVGWRGMVGSVLMQRMQEENDFANINPVFFSTSNAGGAAPSFADGAGKLEDAFDIETLAKLPIIVTAQGGDYTKQVHGELRSRGWDGLWIDAASTLRMNDDSIIVLDPINRDVIDAGLSGGVKDFIGGNCTVSCMLMGLGGLFKNNLVEWGTSMTYQAASGGGARHMRELLNQFGTLNNEVSSELEDPASAILEIDHKVLAAQRTGVDATQFGVPLAGSLIPWIDADLGNGQSKEEWKAGVETNKILGTGNGTAGKDHIAMDGLCVRIGAMRSHSQALTLKLREDLSVTEIENLLAKDNEWAKVVPNTKEASMADLTPVAASGTLDIPVGRIRKLEMGPEYISAFTVGDQLLWGAAEPLRRMLNIATGKL from the coding sequence ATGACTACAGCAGCTAATCCGTCCGTTGGACTGGTCGGTTGGCGTGGCATGGTCGGCTCCGTCCTGATGCAGCGCATGCAGGAAGAGAACGACTTCGCCAACATCAACCCGGTATTTTTCTCCACCTCGAACGCAGGAGGTGCCGCCCCTTCCTTCGCTGACGGGGCAGGCAAGCTCGAGGATGCGTTCGATATTGAGACGCTGGCCAAGCTGCCGATTATTGTCACCGCCCAGGGTGGGGACTACACCAAGCAGGTCCACGGCGAACTCCGCAGCCGTGGCTGGGACGGCCTCTGGATCGATGCTGCCTCCACTTTGCGCATGAACGACGATTCCATCATCGTGTTGGATCCCATCAACCGCGACGTCATTGACGCAGGCCTTTCCGGTGGCGTGAAGGACTTCATCGGCGGAAACTGTACGGTTTCCTGCATGCTGATGGGCCTCGGCGGCCTCTTCAAGAACAACCTCGTGGAGTGGGGTACGTCCATGACGTACCAGGCAGCTTCCGGTGGCGGTGCCCGCCACATGCGTGAGCTCCTGAACCAGTTCGGCACCCTCAATAACGAGGTCAGCAGCGAACTGGAGGATCCCGCCTCGGCCATCCTCGAGATCGACCACAAGGTCCTCGCCGCACAGCGCACCGGCGTTGACGCCACCCAGTTTGGCGTCCCGTTGGCTGGCTCCCTGATTCCCTGGATCGATGCCGACCTCGGCAATGGCCAGTCCAAGGAAGAGTGGAAAGCCGGAGTCGAAACCAACAAGATCCTCGGCACCGGAAACGGCACCGCAGGCAAGGACCACATCGCCATGGACGGTCTCTGTGTCCGCATTGGTGCCATGCGCTCCCACTCGCAGGCCCTGACGCTCAAGTTGCGTGAAGACCTGTCCGTCACCGAGATTGAGAACCTCCTCGCCAAGGACAACGAGTGGGCCAAGGTTGTTCCCAATACCAAGGAAGCTTCCATGGCCGACCTGACCCCAGTGGCCGCGTCCGGCACGCTGGACATCCCCGTGGGCCGTATCCGCAAGCTCGAAATGGGCCCGGAGTACATCAGCGCCTTCACTGTAGGCGACCAGCTCCTGTGGGGTGCAGCCGAACCGCTCCGCCGCATGCTCAACATCGCGACGGGCAAGCTCTAG
- a CDS encoding DUF559 domain-containing protein, with translation MQTKKLDDHISRLWPGTSVATTADLSGLGFSDRVLTAGVRSGKLIRLRRGAYVRAQDWHRRKPWEQDLLRIEAHHRGARTTSVYSHASAARLHGCSPWDSGSRVHVTTPFSPAQGSSGDDVAAHGGPLPGAEIVEVLAPWQRPIPVTSLERTVVDCARTLDFERALVIADQALRKGADPQVMRDYLSTGAITRGARRLWRILEAMDGRSESVGETRSRVLLDRLGIVGADLQVEVTTPIGTYRGDFGWRDHKLILEFDGRAKYFDYAPTEDVIFQERRREKALMAMGWNVIRIEWEDLSRPWEVERLLKTALAKAGSRKPAVPLQGSNGTAG, from the coding sequence ATGCAAACAAAGAAACTTGACGACCACATCTCGCGCCTCTGGCCCGGCACCTCGGTGGCTACAACAGCAGACTTGTCCGGGCTGGGCTTCAGTGATCGGGTGCTGACAGCTGGCGTCCGCTCCGGGAAACTCATCAGGCTTAGGCGTGGGGCTTACGTCAGGGCCCAGGATTGGCATCGGCGGAAGCCATGGGAGCAGGACTTGCTGAGGATCGAGGCGCATCATCGCGGCGCGCGTACAACCAGTGTTTATAGTCATGCCAGTGCCGCACGGTTGCACGGATGCTCCCCTTGGGACAGTGGTTCCCGCGTTCACGTCACCACACCGTTTTCCCCGGCCCAAGGGAGCTCCGGTGACGACGTTGCGGCGCACGGAGGCCCGCTGCCTGGGGCTGAGATCGTCGAGGTGCTGGCCCCTTGGCAACGGCCCATCCCGGTCACCAGCCTTGAGCGCACCGTGGTGGACTGTGCGCGGACCTTGGACTTTGAGCGGGCTTTGGTCATCGCGGACCAAGCTCTTCGAAAGGGTGCTGATCCGCAGGTGATGCGCGATTATCTCAGTACCGGAGCGATCACGCGGGGTGCCCGACGTTTGTGGCGGATCCTGGAGGCAATGGATGGGAGGTCCGAATCAGTGGGGGAGACCCGTAGCCGTGTGCTCCTGGACCGGCTCGGCATCGTTGGCGCAGACCTTCAGGTAGAGGTCACCACGCCAATCGGAACCTACAGGGGAGACTTCGGTTGGAGGGACCACAAGCTCATCCTCGAGTTCGATGGTCGAGCCAAGTACTTCGACTATGCCCCAACCGAGGACGTCATTTTTCAGGAGCGGCGGCGGGAGAAGGCCCTTATGGCGATGGGATGGAATGTCATCAGGATCGAGTGGGAAGACCTCAGCAGGCCCTGGGAAGTTGAGCGCCTACTCAAAACCGCCCTAGCTAAGGCAGGAAGTCGAAAACCCGCTGTTCCGTTGCAGGGCAGCAACGGAACAGCGGGTTAG
- a CDS encoding winged helix DNA-binding domain-containing protein, with protein MPTPLTPRVMGRLRLASQGLLAGGFPGIADAVRWMTAMQAQDLGMAFWAVGQRVPGVAASDVRAALDAGTVVRSWPMRGTLHLLAPEDLRWILGITSGRLATMVAGRHRELAITADDISHCRDIAYKTVEVLKTGEGAAGATREQLFQAFEEAGQLTKSQRGIHLLGSLCREAWLVQGPMAASAGKAGVQQLFVPFDDWIPKSRDLGRDEGIAELLFRYFRGHGPATIRDFAWWSQVPLTEARAALASVRDRLVELQFRGASYWLSPEAAAMLDDGVPGSRSLLALPGFDEYLLGYQDRSLVLAPEYAERVVPGNNGVFKRIIVSGGEVVGTWARSVSGKAVSVVPEPFAGALGPAAERSFQAQGRAYLQFMAS; from the coding sequence ATGCCTACACCGCTGACTCCCCGCGTCATGGGCCGGCTCCGGCTCGCCAGCCAGGGCCTTCTGGCCGGTGGCTTCCCCGGCATCGCCGATGCCGTCCGCTGGATGACGGCCATGCAAGCCCAGGATCTCGGGATGGCTTTCTGGGCTGTTGGGCAACGGGTGCCCGGTGTTGCGGCCTCGGACGTCCGGGCAGCCCTCGACGCCGGGACGGTGGTTCGCTCCTGGCCCATGCGCGGGACCCTGCACCTGCTCGCACCCGAAGACTTGCGCTGGATCCTGGGTATCACCAGCGGCCGGCTGGCAACCATGGTGGCGGGCCGCCACCGCGAACTGGCCATCACCGCCGACGACATCAGCCACTGCCGCGACATAGCGTACAAAACCGTCGAGGTCCTCAAAACAGGCGAGGGCGCCGCCGGGGCTACCCGCGAGCAACTGTTCCAGGCTTTTGAGGAAGCCGGCCAGCTCACCAAGTCCCAGCGCGGCATCCACCTCCTGGGAAGCCTGTGCCGTGAAGCTTGGCTCGTACAAGGGCCCATGGCGGCCTCGGCCGGTAAAGCCGGTGTCCAGCAACTGTTTGTCCCCTTCGACGACTGGATTCCGAAGTCCAGGGACCTGGGCCGTGACGAAGGGATTGCCGAGCTCCTCTTCCGCTACTTCCGGGGCCACGGTCCAGCGACAATCAGGGACTTCGCATGGTGGAGCCAAGTGCCCCTCACTGAGGCCCGCGCTGCCCTGGCATCCGTGCGGGACCGCCTGGTCGAGCTTCAGTTCCGCGGTGCCAGTTATTGGCTGTCACCCGAAGCGGCAGCAATGCTCGACGACGGCGTTCCCGGCTCCCGCTCGCTGCTGGCACTGCCGGGGTTCGACGAATACCTCCTCGGGTACCAAGACCGAAGCCTGGTCCTCGCGCCGGAGTACGCCGAACGCGTGGTACCCGGGAATAACGGCGTCTTCAAGCGCATCATCGTTTCCGGCGGCGAAGTGGTGGGGACGTGGGCCCGCTCGGTCTCGGGCAAGGCCGTCAGCGTGGTTCCGGAACCGTTTGCAGGAGCGCTTGGACCCGCCGCCGAGCGCTCGTTCCAGGCCCAGGGACGGGCATACCTGCAGTTCATGGCGAGCTGA
- a CDS encoding UDP-N-acetylmuramate dehydrogenase, whose amino-acid sequence MTQTLLSELTTAAVGGPAGNFVEARTEAEIIDAVRSADAAGEKLLIIGGGSNLLISDDGYPGTVLKIASEGFTVNSEDSCGGVSVVVQAGHNWDALVQHAVLHAWSGLEALSGIPGATGATPVQNVGAYGADVSQTIAAVRTWDRERNAVQTFTNSELKFGYRDSILKQTTVDGSPRYVVLTVEFQLPLGRMSAPIRYAELARVLGVEAGKRAYSNDVRREVLRLRASKGMVLDKEDRDTYSTGSFFTNPIVPAERAAGLPANAPQYPAGTDGLVKLSAAWLIDQAGFGKGFGLEEGSVSGGRASLSTKHTLAITNRGSASAADMVAIAREVRAGVVERFGIELHPEPLLIGVSL is encoded by the coding sequence GTGACCCAGACGCTGCTTTCCGAATTGACCACAGCCGCTGTCGGCGGCCCCGCAGGGAACTTTGTGGAGGCCCGCACCGAGGCTGAAATCATCGACGCCGTACGGTCGGCTGACGCTGCGGGCGAGAAACTCCTGATCATCGGCGGTGGATCCAACCTCCTGATCTCGGACGACGGCTACCCCGGTACAGTCCTGAAGATCGCGTCCGAGGGGTTCACAGTGAACTCCGAGGACAGCTGCGGTGGCGTGTCCGTCGTGGTGCAGGCCGGCCACAACTGGGACGCCCTGGTGCAGCACGCCGTGCTTCACGCCTGGTCCGGCCTGGAAGCACTCTCCGGTATTCCGGGTGCCACGGGAGCCACGCCCGTGCAAAACGTGGGAGCTTACGGCGCTGACGTATCGCAAACCATTGCGGCCGTGCGGACGTGGGACCGTGAACGCAACGCCGTGCAGACCTTCACCAACTCCGAGCTCAAATTCGGATACCGCGACTCAATCCTGAAGCAAACCACCGTCGACGGGTCGCCGCGCTACGTGGTCCTGACGGTTGAGTTCCAGCTGCCGCTGGGCCGGATGAGTGCCCCTATCCGCTATGCCGAGCTGGCCCGGGTGCTGGGTGTGGAGGCAGGCAAGCGCGCCTACTCCAACGATGTCCGTCGTGAAGTCCTCCGGCTCCGGGCGTCCAAGGGGATGGTGCTGGACAAAGAGGACCGGGATACCTATTCCACGGGCTCCTTCTTCACCAACCCGATCGTGCCGGCGGAGCGTGCGGCGGGGCTGCCCGCCAACGCACCGCAGTACCCCGCCGGAACCGATGGGCTGGTGAAGCTCTCCGCTGCCTGGCTGATCGACCAAGCCGGGTTCGGCAAGGGCTTCGGGCTCGAAGAGGGCAGCGTTTCCGGAGGCCGGGCGTCACTGTCCACCAAGCACACGCTGGCTATCACCAACCGTGGTTCAGCCTCAGCCGCGGATATGGTGGCCATCGCGCGCGAGGTGCGGGCCGGCGTCGTCGAGCGTTTTGGTATCGAACTGCACCCGGAACCGCTGTTGATCGGTGTGTCCCTCTAA
- a CDS encoding MFS transporter: protein MLQWRVAVLTSYAASGVAFATWVSRLPAIRDGLDLTPGGIGLLLMCMTVASFVSISASGLIVLRLGPKLTSWIGSCMVGAGLVTIGVGASIAANPVVVATGLVVLGLGTASWNTASNVEGAAMERALGRHVMPHLHGAFSLGTVAAAGFGAWAAAVHLAVFWHFLIAGVVVTGSVVTAGFFFRAEKTAAPARPHLPEETDTFQDPSTGPLPIITPGSAETGTAAAPLDNKRLVALAWRDRRTLLIGVLVLGLALAEGAAGDWVALALADGYGQSDAAGAVGYGLFVTFMTIGRFAGTAILDRFGRVVVMRWCSATAVVGLALFVFSPVPWLAFVALAVWGLGASLGFPVGMSAAADDPVHAAARVSVVSTIGYGAFLCGPPLLGLLAEHFGILHSLLAPLVMLVVSFFLAPLAGQTTGKSMQPNEAR from the coding sequence ATGCTCCAGTGGCGCGTCGCTGTTCTGACGTCCTATGCGGCCAGCGGCGTCGCGTTTGCCACCTGGGTGTCGCGGCTCCCGGCGATCCGTGACGGCTTGGACCTGACACCCGGTGGCATCGGGCTCCTGCTCATGTGCATGACTGTGGCGTCGTTCGTTTCGATCTCCGCGTCCGGACTCATCGTGCTGCGGCTCGGCCCCAAACTCACCAGCTGGATCGGGAGCTGCATGGTCGGGGCAGGGCTGGTCACTATTGGTGTGGGGGCCTCAATCGCCGCGAACCCCGTCGTTGTGGCCACAGGTTTAGTCGTGCTGGGCCTGGGAACAGCCAGCTGGAACACGGCGTCCAACGTCGAAGGCGCAGCCATGGAGCGGGCACTGGGACGGCACGTCATGCCGCACCTCCACGGCGCCTTCAGCCTGGGTACTGTCGCGGCTGCGGGGTTTGGTGCGTGGGCCGCCGCCGTGCACCTGGCCGTCTTCTGGCATTTCCTGATCGCGGGTGTCGTGGTGACTGGCTCCGTGGTGACCGCAGGATTCTTCTTCCGGGCGGAGAAGACCGCGGCGCCGGCCCGCCCTCACCTCCCGGAGGAAACCGATACCTTCCAGGACCCCTCGACAGGTCCGCTGCCCATCATCACCCCGGGGTCCGCGGAAACCGGCACCGCCGCTGCACCACTGGACAACAAACGGCTCGTGGCCCTTGCCTGGCGTGACCGTCGAACCTTGCTGATCGGCGTACTGGTCCTCGGCCTGGCCTTGGCCGAAGGCGCCGCGGGAGACTGGGTGGCTTTGGCACTTGCCGACGGCTACGGCCAGTCAGACGCGGCAGGAGCGGTCGGCTACGGCCTGTTCGTCACGTTCATGACCATTGGACGCTTCGCCGGCACCGCCATCCTTGACCGCTTTGGGCGGGTAGTGGTGATGCGCTGGTGCTCGGCCACCGCCGTCGTGGGTCTGGCGCTTTTTGTCTTTTCGCCTGTGCCGTGGCTCGCGTTCGTGGCGCTGGCCGTTTGGGGCCTTGGCGCCTCGCTAGGGTTCCCGGTGGGGATGTCAGCTGCTGCCGATGACCCCGTGCACGCAGCCGCCCGCGTTTCCGTGGTCTCCACCATCGGGTACGGGGCATTTCTGTGCGGACCGCCGCTCCTGGGGCTGCTTGCCGAACACTTTGGCATCCTCCATTCCCTCTTGGCGCCACTTGTGATGCTGGTAGTCAGCTTCTTCCTGGCTCCGCTCGCTGGCCAAACCACAGGGAAGTCCATGCAGCCCAACGAAGCCCGTTAG
- a CDS encoding MaoC family dehydratase: protein MSPTFEDLAVGQEIGTRSIDVTRQDLVKYAGASGDFNPIHWNEAFATSVELPGVIAHGMFTMGAAVQLVSDWAGDPAAVVDYQTRFTKPVLVTDTTGTDNAGAVIDVTGVVGALDADARTARIDLTVVAGGQKVLMKSQAVVKVS from the coding sequence ATGAGCCCCACATTCGAAGACCTCGCGGTTGGCCAGGAAATCGGCACCCGCAGCATAGACGTCACCCGCCAGGACCTGGTCAAGTACGCCGGGGCTTCAGGCGACTTCAACCCCATCCACTGGAACGAAGCCTTCGCTACCTCGGTTGAGCTGCCTGGAGTCATTGCGCACGGCATGTTCACCATGGGAGCCGCAGTGCAGTTGGTGAGCGACTGGGCGGGCGACCCGGCCGCCGTCGTCGATTACCAGACCCGCTTCACCAAACCTGTCCTGGTCACGGACACCACCGGCACGGACAACGCCGGTGCCGTCATTGACGTGACCGGCGTGGTCGGAGCCCTCGACGCCGATGCCCGCACCGCCCGTATCGACCTCACTGTTGTCGCCGGCGGACAGAAAGTCCTCATGAAGTCGCAGGCGGTCGTGAAAGTCTCTTGA
- a CDS encoding MaoC family dehydratase N-terminal domain-containing protein: protein MSINPDLQGRSYPAAEVYDVGREKIREFAQAVKATNPAHFDVEAAKALGHSDLVAPPTFAIIVAQRADAQLVQDPESGIDFSRVVHADQRFTHHRAIVAGDRLVAELHVDGVRAMGGGAMITTRSEISTEAGEKVATTTSSILVRGEGQ from the coding sequence ATGAGTATCAATCCGGACCTGCAGGGCCGAAGCTACCCTGCCGCAGAGGTATACGACGTCGGGCGCGAAAAGATTCGCGAATTCGCCCAGGCCGTGAAGGCTACCAACCCCGCGCACTTTGACGTGGAGGCGGCCAAAGCCCTCGGACACAGCGACCTCGTAGCCCCGCCAACGTTCGCCATCATTGTCGCCCAGCGCGCTGACGCGCAGCTCGTGCAGGACCCCGAGTCCGGCATCGACTTTTCCCGGGTGGTCCACGCCGACCAGCGTTTCACGCACCACCGTGCCATAGTCGCCGGTGACCGCCTCGTCGCCGAACTGCATGTCGACGGCGTCCGGGCCATGGGCGGTGGAGCCATGATCACCACACGCTCCGAAATTTCCACCGAGGCGGGCGAAAAGGTCGCCACCACCACCTCATCCATCCTGGTCCGCGGAGAGGGACAGTAA
- a CDS encoding DUF3188 domain-containing protein, whose product MLEQFWATAPTSYKVLVFGAMGLIAVGIILSIVGNTSGNQGLALASLPLIGVGLLLHVAGLVVRGQKIRKDYRK is encoded by the coding sequence GTGCTTGAACAATTCTGGGCCACCGCCCCTACGTCCTACAAAGTGCTGGTCTTTGGCGCCATGGGCCTGATCGCCGTCGGAATTATCCTTAGCATCGTGGGCAACACGTCCGGCAACCAGGGACTGGCATTGGCATCGCTTCCACTGATCGGCGTCGGCTTGCTCCTGCACGTCGCGGGGCTCGTGGTCCGCGGCCAGAAAATCCGCAAGGACTACAGGAAGTAA
- a CDS encoding DUF2797 domain-containing protein, with product MLVHGVSWDSSVPVLRLMSPQGEFSDVALAQGASLGLRVAPGLWCLGHTKVHGPGDRTHVRCPSDSPAERGKQCGACFARDDSRLMHDFHRGGSVPSGLRAYLMQPHWLYVATFANGANKVGTASAPRKWNRLAEQGAVHASYVAHAEDGRIVRVLEDLVTRELGLVQQVRSAAKVTGLVEPRTGVELAAVNCQHAGRVRELLGGLAMTGYAVVEEEWERPALAHTLCTACTGLRHPYPATFDGGGHGLRVRSLSGAIALVGLPDASGNEVEGSFVADLGALKGRKVEFGPHTTEIPALQDSLF from the coding sequence ATGCTGGTCCACGGAGTCTCATGGGACTCATCCGTGCCTGTGCTGAGGCTGATGTCGCCGCAGGGGGAATTTTCTGACGTGGCGTTGGCCCAGGGTGCGTCCCTGGGCCTTCGCGTTGCCCCAGGTTTGTGGTGCCTTGGCCACACCAAGGTTCACGGACCCGGCGACCGAACGCACGTTCGGTGCCCCAGTGATTCGCCGGCGGAGCGGGGCAAACAATGCGGGGCCTGCTTTGCGCGGGACGATTCGCGGTTGATGCATGACTTCCACCGCGGCGGCTCCGTCCCGTCCGGACTGCGGGCGTACCTCATGCAACCGCACTGGCTCTACGTGGCCACTTTCGCGAACGGTGCCAACAAGGTGGGGACGGCTTCCGCGCCACGCAAGTGGAACCGCCTGGCTGAACAGGGCGCCGTGCACGCCTCCTACGTGGCACACGCGGAGGACGGCCGCATCGTTCGCGTCCTCGAGGACCTTGTAACCCGCGAACTCGGCCTCGTCCAGCAGGTCCGCTCGGCAGCCAAGGTGACCGGATTGGTGGAGCCGCGTACCGGCGTCGAACTTGCCGCTGTGAATTGCCAGCATGCCGGGCGCGTGCGGGAACTGTTGGGCGGCCTGGCCATGACCGGTTACGCGGTTGTGGAGGAAGAGTGGGAGAGGCCCGCGCTGGCCCATACCCTCTGCACCGCGTGCACCGGCCTTCGCCACCCTTACCCTGCAACGTTCGACGGCGGCGGGCACGGTTTGCGGGTCCGCTCGCTGTCCGGAGCGATCGCCTTGGTCGGCCTGCCCGACGCTTCCGGGAATGAGGTAGAGGGCAGTTTCGTGGCAGACCTTGGCGCGCTGAAGGGCCGCAAAGTGGAGTTCGGGCCGCACACGACGGAGATCCCGGCCCTGCAGGACTCGCTTTTTTAG
- a CDS encoding HpcH/HpaI aldolase/citrate lyase family protein has protein sequence MTSSIAAESIRPTRNIPADIARSWLLVNAMKTELFDESAGSRADAIILDIEDAVDPSQKDAARENVVNWLTAGGQAWVRINDATSPFWADDLAGLRGTPGLLGVMLAKTESADQVTESYHRMDGKTPVVALVESALGIEEANHIARAQGAFRLAFGSGDFRRDTGMAATPEAMAYPRAKLVVASRVGNLPGPIDGPTVGTNHPILREQTGITVTMGMTGKLCLAIDQTTVINEVISPTPSDVAWATDFMNDFEANGRVIRDGSDLPRLGRAEKIMKLAVAFGVQPSL, from the coding sequence ATGACGTCTAGCATCGCCGCCGAGTCCATTCGGCCTACCCGCAACATTCCCGCCGATATCGCCCGTTCCTGGCTTCTTGTCAATGCCATGAAAACGGAGCTTTTTGATGAATCTGCGGGCTCGCGGGCAGACGCGATCATCCTTGACATTGAAGATGCCGTGGACCCTTCCCAGAAGGATGCCGCCCGCGAGAACGTGGTGAACTGGCTGACCGCCGGTGGCCAGGCCTGGGTCCGCATCAATGACGCCACCAGCCCGTTCTGGGCCGATGACCTTGCGGGCCTGCGCGGCACTCCCGGACTTTTGGGCGTCATGCTCGCCAAGACCGAGTCCGCTGACCAGGTCACCGAGTCCTACCACCGCATGGACGGCAAGACCCCCGTCGTGGCGCTGGTTGAATCAGCCCTCGGCATCGAGGAAGCCAACCACATCGCCCGTGCGCAGGGCGCTTTCCGCCTCGCTTTCGGTTCCGGCGACTTCCGCCGCGACACCGGCATGGCGGCCACGCCGGAGGCCATGGCCTACCCGCGTGCCAAGCTGGTTGTCGCCAGCCGCGTCGGTAACCTGCCCGGCCCCATCGATGGACCTACCGTGGGTACCAACCACCCGATCCTGCGCGAGCAGACCGGCATCACCGTGACCATGGGCATGACCGGCAAGCTCTGCCTGGCCATCGACCAGACCACGGTTATCAATGAAGTCATCAGCCCCACGCCGTCGGACGTCGCCTGGGCCACTGACTTCATGAACGACTTCGAAGCCAACGGCCGTGTGATCCGCGATGGTTCCGACCTTCCGCGTTTGGGCCGCGCCGAAAAGATCATGAAGCTCGCAGTGGCTTTCGGAGTCCAGCCTTCCCTGTAG
- a CDS encoding ABC transporter substrate-binding protein — protein sequence MKLHLPLLSVAAAVVLALTVSGCGGAAEAGQANQAGNEVKELRYQGSANNVTFPELAADLGYLGDLKLNWVGNTTSGPQDIQSAATNQTDFGGAFSGAVVKLIEAGAPVKGVVNYYGSDEKTFSGYYVKADSTIKEPRDLIGKKIAVNTLGAHHEAVINTWLTKNGLSADEIKQVQLVPLAPNDTEEAIRRGQVDAGTLGGVLQDRAIEAGGLRSLFSDVQLFGNFAGGQIVLRNDFIEKNPNTTRTFTTGVAKAIKWAAETPREEVIARFTKIIEGRGRNESTANLKFWKSPGVPDAGVIKDEDFTRWEAWLSSAGIVKDKLTPSKYYTNEFNELAGDKKGSS from the coding sequence ATGAAACTGCATCTGCCCCTCCTGAGCGTCGCGGCCGCCGTCGTACTAGCGCTGACGGTGTCCGGCTGCGGCGGTGCAGCCGAAGCCGGACAAGCCAACCAAGCGGGCAACGAGGTCAAGGAACTCCGCTACCAGGGCTCAGCGAACAACGTGACCTTCCCCGAACTTGCCGCGGACCTGGGCTACCTTGGCGACCTGAAATTGAACTGGGTGGGCAACACCACCAGTGGGCCCCAGGACATCCAGTCCGCTGCGACCAACCAGACCGACTTCGGCGGCGCGTTTTCCGGCGCGGTGGTCAAACTCATCGAAGCCGGAGCCCCAGTCAAAGGCGTAGTCAACTACTACGGCTCCGACGAGAAGACGTTCAGCGGCTATTACGTCAAGGCGGACAGCACCATCAAGGAGCCCCGGGACCTGATCGGCAAGAAGATCGCCGTGAACACCCTGGGCGCCCACCACGAAGCAGTCATCAACACGTGGCTTACCAAGAATGGACTGAGCGCGGACGAGATCAAGCAGGTCCAGCTTGTCCCGTTGGCACCGAACGACACCGAGGAAGCCATCCGCCGCGGCCAGGTTGATGCCGGAACACTCGGCGGCGTCCTGCAGGACAGGGCCATCGAAGCAGGCGGACTCCGCTCCCTGTTCAGCGATGTTCAGCTGTTTGGAAACTTTGCAGGTGGCCAGATCGTGCTCCGCAACGACTTCATCGAAAAGAACCCGAACACCACCCGCACCTTCACCACAGGCGTGGCCAAGGCGATCAAGTGGGCCGCTGAGACGCCGCGTGAGGAAGTCATTGCGCGGTTTACGAAGATCATCGAGGGCCGCGGCCGCAATGAGAGCACGGCCAACCTGAAGTTCTGGAAGAGCCCCGGAGTCCCCGACGCCGGCGTGATCAAGGACGAGGACTTCACCCGCTGGGAGGCCTGGCTCAGCTCGGCCGGCATCGTCAAGGACAAGCTCACCCCCTCCAAGTACTACACCAACGAGTTCAACGAGCTCGCTGGCGACAAGAAGGGATCGTCATGA
- a CDS encoding ABC transporter ATP-binding protein, with the protein MTSKISLRNVTKEFTVRATKTTAATRLTAIDSLSLDVRDGEFLTLVGPSGSGKTTLLDLLAGLSTPTSGEVLVDGKPVTGPGKDRAVVFQQYALFPWRTASANVSIGLEGVGPDGKKLNRRERAAKASEYLALVGLAGFEDRYPHELSGGMKQRVAIARSLAYEPDVLLMDEPFAALDAQTREQLQDELLRIWKATGKTIVFITHGIDEAVYLGERVAVLSARPGRLKEIVDINIPDRDGDEDIRSHPAFVEHRHQVWTLLHDEVRRAQDAGHRKILPDGSAPDEPATTITERSAA; encoded by the coding sequence ATGACCTCGAAAATCAGTCTTCGGAACGTCACCAAGGAATTCACGGTCCGGGCCACCAAGACCACCGCCGCCACCCGGCTCACCGCGATCGATTCTTTGAGCCTGGACGTCCGTGACGGCGAGTTCCTCACCCTGGTTGGTCCCAGCGGTTCGGGCAAGACCACCCTGCTGGACCTTCTCGCCGGGTTGTCCACCCCGACCTCCGGAGAGGTACTGGTGGACGGCAAGCCCGTCACCGGGCCGGGCAAGGACCGTGCCGTGGTGTTCCAGCAGTACGCGTTGTTTCCGTGGCGGACGGCCTCGGCGAACGTCTCGATCGGCCTTGAAGGCGTAGGCCCTGATGGCAAGAAGCTGAACCGCCGGGAACGTGCGGCAAAAGCCAGCGAATATCTGGCACTGGTGGGGCTCGCCGGATTCGAGGACCGCTACCCGCATGAACTCTCCGGCGGCATGAAGCAGCGCGTGGCCATCGCCCGCAGCCTGGCGTACGAGCCGGACGTGCTGCTCATGGACGAACCGTTCGCAGCACTGGATGCCCAAACGCGCGAGCAGCTGCAGGACGAACTGCTCCGGATCTGGAAGGCCACCGGCAAGACGATCGTGTTCATCACCCACGGAATCGACGAGGCCGTGTACCTCGGCGAGCGCGTTGCCGTGCTGAGCGCGCGCCCGGGTCGGCTCAAGGAGATCGTGGACATCAACATCCCCGACCGCGACGGCGACGAGGACATCCGCTCCCACCCCGCCTTCGTGGAGCACCGCCATCAGGTCTGGACACTCCTGCACGACGAAGTCCGCAGAGCCCAGGACGCCGGGCACCGCAAGATCCTGCCGGACGGCAGCGCACCGGATGAACCTGCGACCACCATCACTGAAAGGAGCGCGGCCTGA